The following DNA comes from Lentibacillus sp. Marseille-P4043.
CCCTCAGAAGAAATTAGATTCAATTGATATTCACCTTTTCATTTAAGGAATATATCATTATATTGTTCAACAAAGGGTTAACAATCCAGAAACGAAGAAATTTCCTGATGCTGAATACTTGGGGAGGGTGCCATATACACTAGTCCGTCTATATATTCTAATACTTTATCTGTTTTGTTTTGGATCTTTTTGAAGTCCTCGAACGAAATATTATTGCTCACTTAATAAACTCATTCCCTTCACCAACCTTTTTTAAAGGATATTCTAATTTGAGTGAAAAAGAAATTGTTAATACATAGTGCTGTGGTTAGGGATGATTTTGATTAAAAATTTTCTTTACATTCCTTTGCCAAACGCTGAATCTCGCTCTTTTCCAAATAGGTAACTTCTGCGATGAATTCAATGGACAATCCTTTCTTTAGCATTTCTCGCGCAACCTTCTTAATTCCAGATTGTTCACCACGTTCTTTACCAATTTGTTCGCCAATTTTCTTGCCTTTCTCAATTCCTCTTTCTTCATACGAAATTGGTAATTCCAGAATTTTTTCAGCATCGTCCATTTGCTTAATTTCCTTCATTAGCTCTTCCTCCTCACCTTTGTTTAATTTCAAATATGTTTCAAAAACGCCATAGATAAGTCGTTGCCTTGCTGGATCTAATTCCATTCGGGCCATCATTTTTAAAAATTCAATTTTCACCTGGATCCGTTCTTCATTCGAAAATCCCATTTTACTAAGCAGGGCGGCTGCTACAGGGTTATCCGATTGAATATAGTCTCTCCAGTTCTTTTTCTGTAAATGCAATGTCATGTAGTTAAAAGTGAGAACGTGAAAGAAGGGAAAGCGCATCGTATATTCATCCTTTTCCCAACTTTCATCGTAACTAAATACGGCAATAGGGATAATTGGTTTTCTGTATTTATTATACAACAGACTGAAGTAGCGAAACATCCGATCATGAAAATCCGTTTGAGTTGTACTTTGTGGCTCAACGTGAACGATAATGATCGTATCCGTGCCCTTTAATTTTGTTTCGATGACGATGTCTAATCTTCTTGTACTCCCTTCTAGCAAGTCGGTATGAACTTCTTCTGAAAATGGCTTGATGGACTGAAAATCAATGTTGCGGTGAACTTCTGGGAAATATGCCGCTAGAAATTCTTCAAAAAACGTATGGATTAATTGTTTGAATAGCTGATCATGCTTGGTGTAGCCAGTGGATTCTTCTTTTACTAAAGTCGCTACTGACATATTAGCACATCCTTTTGTAGGGTTATGAAGTGGGATTAACCGAGGTGTGAATTTTCTATTAATAGTATAGCAGATAAATAAATAGGGAACAAGTGTTTTGTTGGCTGTTTTACGAAATTTACATTACTCATTCTTTTTAGATGTTCCATAAAACTGACGGGGATAGCTAACCTGTCCCCGTGTCCCACACGATTATCCACATATATCCTGCCTTTCCGCCTGGGACAACTAACCTGTCCCCATGTCCCGCCCTTGTTCAAATCTTCTTTCAATTATATAATGGGTTTTATAATATTGGTTAGGGGAGAGATGTTGTTTTGCCTATTAATGTGCCTAAGAGGTTGCCGGTTCGGGATGAGTTGAAGCGGGAGAAGATTTTTGTGATGGATGAGGATCGTGCTGTTACGCAGGATATTCGTCCGCTTAATATTTTGATTTTAAATTTGATGCCGGAAAAAGAGAAAACGGAATTACAGATTTTGCGGTTGCTTGGAAATACACCATTACAGGTGAATATTACGTTTTTACGAATGGCAACGCATCAGTCTAAAAATGTAAGTAAATACCATTTGGATACATTTTATAAAACGTTTGACCATGTTAAACAGAATCGTTTTGATGGAATGATTGTTACTGGAGCACCGATTGAACAGTTGGATTTTGAGGATGTCGATTACTGGAACGAGCTAACGGAAATAATGGATTGGTCTAAGCAAAATGTGACATCCTGCTTGCATATTTGCTGGGGAGCGCAGGCCGCATTGTATTATCATTACGGAATTGATAAACATGCCTTGCCGAAAAAGCGCTTTGGCATTTATAAGCATCACATCTTAGATCGATCCAAGACACTTTTGCGGGGATTTGATGAGGTGTTCCATGCACCACATTCGCGATATACTGAGGTTTCCAAGGAAGCGATTGAACAGGATTCGCGCTTGTCACTGCTTTCTACTACATATGATGACGAGGCGTTTATTATCATGTCCAACGACGCAAAACATATCATGATCACTGGCCATTTGGAATATGATGCTACGACACT
Coding sequences within:
- the metA gene encoding homoserine O-acetyltransferase MetA; its protein translation is MPINVPKRLPVRDELKREKIFVMDEDRAVTQDIRPLNILILNLMPEKEKTELQILRLLGNTPLQVNITFLRMATHQSKNVSKYHLDTFYKTFDHVKQNRFDGMIVTGAPIEQLDFEDVDYWNELTEIMDWSKQNVTSCLHICWGAQAALYYHYGIDKHALPKKRFGIYKHHILDRSKTLLRGFDEVFHAPHSRYTEVSKEAIEQDSRLSLLSTTYDDEAFIIMSNDAKHIMITGHLEYDATTLADEYTRDIDKGLDTEMPKNYFPNNNANEEPLNTWRSHSHLLFSNWLNYYVYQQTPFVWE
- a CDS encoding Rpn family recombination-promoting nuclease/putative transposase → MSVATLVKEESTGYTKHDQLFKQLIHTFFEEFLAAYFPEVHRNIDFQSIKPFSEEVHTDLLEGSTRRLDIVIETKLKGTDTIIIVHVEPQSTTQTDFHDRMFRYFSLLYNKYRKPIIPIAVFSYDESWEKDEYTMRFPFFHVLTFNYMTLHLQKKNWRDYIQSDNPVAAALLSKMGFSNEERIQVKIEFLKMMARMELDPARQRLIYGVFETYLKLNKGEEEELMKEIKQMDDAEKILELPISYEERGIEKGKKIGEQIGKERGEQSGIKKVAREMLKKGLSIEFIAEVTYLEKSEIQRLAKECKENF